From Quercus robur chromosome 8, dhQueRobu3.1, whole genome shotgun sequence:
GGAAGTGTGGAACTCCTAATTTTTAGCTCAATTtcaattccaattccaattaatatgttcaaatcattcaacattgataatatatgcaatttggttgaaatttcctattctcaagattttatcaagaaataaaaaagctcATATGATACTTCAATTATAACATTATGATATTGATTTGTCAAACATGGATGAAGTTTTGcaaacaatttatatattttatatttatacacacatacacatatattatgtggattttttaggagagtgtttattttttatttgagtttatctTGACAGAATATATAGTTCGGCCCCCCCAACTCAAGattcctggctccgccactggaCTTATCAAATACGATATATGACTAAAAGTATACGTGGATGATTTTATTAATCACCATATAGTGTGTTGAAGGAATTTTCCTTCAAACCAATTTGGAGGTAAATAGTTTCCAATTAGAAAAATGGTGTAGTTGCCATATGatataaataaggaaaaaaatttcaagttccAACCAATTGGAACCAAATTTTGTCAAACCCATTatgtagcaatttttttttctcttttttttttgaacaagtTACAACCTGACAATTGATGAAACGATCCATGTGTACTTTTAGTCACATGATCTATCTAATGATTCATATGATTTGTTTCAATAATACACGTTAATGTGTTTATGAATGATCACGTAATAGATTAGAGGAGATTCCTCCAATCCAATTTAGAGGAAAAACTTtgttagataaaataaaagtattagTAGAGGGCTAAAGAAAACAAGTATGTAATTAGTATGGTATATTATTTGTatagtgaagaagaaagaaagtttGCAAGAGAGTGAGAAGAGCAAATACACAAAAGAAAACTCTTGCAAAAAAGACCAATTTAGGAATAAGCATATGATTGTTACACTATAATggggattttttcttttttgggataatCGCAAGACTCTTGACTCAACATAGGATACTTCTAAAGAAGCAAGTGTTACTGTTAGCTCCAAAGCTAAGGTTATTCTAGGAAAAGATGTTAATGAAAGTAAACATAGGAGGCAAAGaaacaataattatttatttatttatttattataataaattgataattacaatGGAAGTAGgagatttaaaccctaaatatCTTCATTAGAAATAATAGAAGATGCTAACTAGGTTTAGCTATAAGCCTCTTGGTCGACAATATGTTGTTTGCATGGGgattctagggttttttttggggggggggggggggggtgtggggagGTCTTGATGGTAACTCATGTGATTTGTACATAAAAACTCAAGTGGATATCTATAAACCTAATGAGAATGGTGGGCTTGGGTAAGAAGATTATAGGATGTGAACAAAGAGGATAAATTCAATAATGATGTAATGTAGAAGTCCATAATTACACTATTTAATAAGATAATATCATTTCAAAAATGGTTaattaaaagtataaaaccTGAAACACAAGATTACAATCTCATTAAGTCatacaaatatttgaaaaaaaaaaaatcaaaatagaaacTACCAAAGCATAGGAGTCACGGGCCACATCGGCAAACAAAGGCACCAAATCATGAGTTCTTCTATAGAAACACATTTTGCTACACATTTCGATATAACTTACACATTTGTCAATGTATAATTGGATTTCATCACTTACACATGAGACCACTATTGGTTCTTGTGAAAATTAATTCAATCGCCACATGACATGTGTATTAGTTGTAGCAAAGTATGTGCaatactcacttttcaaaatactccatattagattatttattttacattacatttcattaaaatatcaatttttcttgattttttttaattgtttctctttcttcacacaAAACAACCATCATCCActctttttttcattctcaacatacataaagaaataataaacaattaaatgCAAATGAATAGTTtctatgtaaatttacacgatTACTGTagcaaacttgtaaatttatataGTTATACACAGATTGATGTGgatcatttttagaaaaattgtgtaaattttatacttttttctattatacacgaATTGATGTAAATGCCAAActtgcaaaagaagaagaaaaaaaaaaaaaaaaaaacttgatttgtGATATCTTTTATTCTTCAACTTCTACTGAAGTTATcacaattttaagtattttccttttcattcgGTCTTATTATCCTTCAATATGAAGTGAGAAAACTTAATTTCTCAAGTTCAAGACACAAAGGTGGTTTCTTTTAAATACAATTATCAAACCCTACCAAATTTCAGTCAGTTTTGATGACCCATGCTATGGATGAAACCAATCTATTAGGGATGAATGTTATAGCATGAAACCAATCTATTAGGGATGAATGTTATAGCATGAAACCAATCTATAAGGGATGAATGTTAACCATTAAAAAGCAACTTCAAACAACCGAGTGGACATAACTAAATTTTCTCCAATGAGTCGCATAATGCAATAATGAGgctcaattttcaacaaatacaAAATTCTGAAGTAAgctaaattgtaaattttgctTCAACATAGCATTTgaatttgttattgttatttaagTAGTTAATAAAGGGCATTGATGTATAAAATCCcatcaaattttataaattatatgttGTGATGTACCCATGAATTGACTAAACCTAAAGGGTGTCCAAACTAACCTATGTTTAGGACACTTAGGCCCCGTTTGGTAGAGATGTTAAACaactcattttcagtttttaaacaacattacacatttttttacacaatttttcacccacacgtatttcgaaaaactataaacaacattactcaaactcctctaccaaacgagccctaaaaatttaaaggattgaaaatttaaattaaaataaaactagtcTCATCACATGTTCTCCGTGCATGCTCaaagggtttttcttttgtgggcATATGTCAAAGTTTGTCATTCATCCAAATTTGAGGGTTTTACATTTATGCAGTAGTGTTATGCATTTGCCAACTATTAATATAGCTAGGAGTGTGATGAGgctagaacaaaaaataaagaccaAAATCTATTAGCTATCTAAAAAGCACCAATGCCCCTACATTACACATTTGGTTTATTGAGTCCCTttatcttctttcttccttttttattttattattttatttttaaagttttgaacaGTTGTTACAGTGCCaatttggtttgttcaattggCACTATAGCTACAATGCTTTGGTTTCAACCTCTGCACTGTTGCtgctttcttttccttttttttttccgctactttctttgctcttttttttttttttcggcgTAATATCGTCCTGtccactctttttttatttattttatatataaattaagatgttagttaacacaataaattgtcacaatatttttgcaattgttgatatgttaattccttataagttaaaataaaatatcatactagaaTCATCCACAACTAAAActaaaggtattatgaaaaaaaaaaagtgctacatccacaaaatttttcgcaatactttcacaacattGTTCATcaggcttcttctttttttattccacAAACCACAGTACGCCAGTTTTGGTTGTGCtacttttgtcttttcttttaaatatttatatgtgtatGTACAGTTGCACTGACTTaacaaatttttacaatattttcacaattattgacaatTTGTACTGTTCAttgggcatttttttttcacaatatgctagtttttcttgtgttttaaatattatatgtgCATAGACAATTACACTAACgcaacaaatttttataatattttcatcattattgAGGTGCCAATTTTTTAAAGgtcaaagtaaaataataaaataagaaactaagaccaatcacaactaaaaataaagatattatgaaaatgttataacatcttcttcttctcacaatattttcacaatcgcGAAATCACAGTTCCttatagatcaaaataaaataaaataaaaagaaatgttatgtacataaaattttcacaataattttgtaacaaattttatgtggcaaggtatttttgaaggataaaaaaataCTATCAGTAGTGGGTTtaatttaaaaccaataacaacttgtcatttataatttgttctaaaaatgttatggatgtagcatttctcttaaataaaataaaaatatatttattcggatcctaaaaataaaagtattgtaaaaatgttttaatattttttttgtattcttaGACTTCTTTTTTAGTAATTgggtgagccaaaattcactgtACGTTTCAcgcacaattttcttgtattgtcttttttttttttttttaatgcataattttaaaaccaataataattttttacctaagatttgttgtgaaaatgctGTAGacgtaaaaattaaataataaaatatgaaaccgAGACCTACCACAgctggaaataaaaaatattacaaaaatgttgtgacattttgttatattcctaaacttctttttttttgtgacattttgttgttttcctaggcttctttttttattttgtcaaatttagTAAGCCAAAACTCATTGTTTTAGGCACAATTTTCTTTAgttggcttttttattttatttttaaatgcacGGTTAAAAGTAGTTAGCCCAATTTAAAACCATTAGTAATTTACAAtctaagatttattatgaaaatattatgaaaattacattactctaaaataaaataataaaatatcagacTATGACCCACCATagctaaaaataaagatattgtaaaaatatcgtgactttttgttgtgtttctagacttcttttttggtttattcaatttgttgaactaaaattcattgtttaatgcataatttttttaggttgatttttttttacacattgtttcaagttttttttttttttttaaataaaaataaacacacacacacacacacacatattgttttacacacacataacacacacacaaattgatGAAGTAACACTTTCCTCCTTTATGTTTGGGTTAGTTGCATTCCCCCCTTAAACTAAAGTTGAATAATTtcatcatttatattttgtaaatgagtATATACCCCTATTGTTTCTCTCTTAGTTAAAccctaacaaaatcttataattcCTAAAATATTCCATTGTGCAATGTCTAATATACTCttactaaattttaatgtcccAAAAAACTTCTGtgcattttgaattttatgtggTAGACTAGTAGTCATGTTTGGAAAGttaaaatgataatatatggtgttctatttgttacctagagaacactaatttattgagtttaaattttctatacttataattttatctaataaaaactTTGATGGCACATgtcttttgttaatttgttcttttttaaatttattttcctaCTTAAAAGGGTATTCATTAAAATTAAGTAAGCTAAACATCGTAGTTAGActcataaaataagataataaggaatgaaatatgaataacaaaatcttcATTGTAGATGATtgcaaatatttaatttaatgaagatcttcaaaaaaattgtaacatatattatcattcatTGGGCCCATCAGCTCTTATAGCCTAGCCCAAATCCGAAACATACACTTAGTCTATAGGGTCCACTTTGGATTAAAGATATAAACCCACACACACATGTTCAGCCCACATACACATAAAAGGGAtccacctattaaaaaaaaggggtccATCAGCTAgccttttttcctttaattgcATTATGTCATCATATTTGCATTTTAATTTAGCAAAATATGGGTTAATTCTATACTAAAGTACTaaacaaagtttaaaaaaaatttaccatatAACTCAGCACGAAGAGCAAACAAATTGACAGGATGAAAGAGTGCATGATTAGTTGATTACCAAAAACATGAATTTATTAACAGAAAATTAGAATGGCTGCTACATattaacatgaaaaaataagtttatagattaaatAGTAAACAACTTCTGATTAACGTGAAAATGAGACTATTatgcaaaaatttcaaattaataaaattcaaaatggaaattgtaagactttatatctttgtgtgtgtgtgtgttttttttttaatttttttttttatagccaATATATGAAGTtctgtttttattaaattttgtataatttaagtttcttaatagTCACCCTGAAAAATATTCTTGGAGCCATCACTGTTGAATAAGAAATACTCTTAAAGCCGCCATGTTGAATAAGAAAGTCAAGAAAGGCAACTTAATTTCTTCATGTTGGACTCTTCCATCTCCGCTTGTTAGTTTTCTTCATAATATAAGTATCTCACAAGGTACAAGGacaagaaaaacaaagcaaagggatttttttttttttttccagcccCCCTCCCTACTTGAAATCATGAGTCCATCCCTGCTTCATGGTAAACTCTTTAATCTCTGCTACATattaacatgaaaaaataagtttatagattaaatAGTAAACAACTTCTGATTAACATGAAAATGAGACTATTatgcaaaaatttcaaattaataaaattcaaaatggaaattgtaagactttatatctttgtgtgtgtgtgtgtgtgtgtgtgtgtttttttaatttttttttttatagccaATATATGAAGTtctgtttttattaaattttgtataatttaagtttcttaatagTCACCCTGAAAAATATCCTTGGAGCCATCACTGTTGAATAAGAAATACTCTTAAAGCCGCCATGTTGAATAAGAAAGTCAAGAAAGGCAACTTAATTTCTTCATGTTGGACTCTTCCATCTCCGCTTGTTAGTTTTCTTCATAATATAAGTATCTCACAAGGTACAAGGacaagaaaaacaaagcaaattcAAGTTAATGGACTACCTAGTTACACTTCAGACAAAATTTTTGGGAccaccttaaatttttttaggctcAACATAGTTACACTTCAGACAAAATTTagcaacaaacttggttgtagatTAAGACTACAACtcaactcaatatttttttattggatgtgaattttgccAAATCCATTATTggattcatttttttcttaaatcctccatatttgcaaaatttcaaaaagatgaaatatcaatagctatgtcatcactCAATTCTTTAAATTTCGAAATTTTgttgtctaaaattatacataaaaaataagtttatagattaaatAGTAAACAACTTCTGATTAACATGAAAATGAGACTATTatgcaaaaatttcaaattaataaaattcaaaaaggaaattttaagaCTTTATatctttgtgtgtgtatgtttttttttttttttttagccaataTATGAAGTtctgtttttattaaattttgtataatttaagtttcttaatagCCGCCTGAAAAATATTCTTGGAGCTGTCACTAGTGTTGAATAAGAAATACTCCACCCGCCATGTTGAATAAGAAAGTCAAGAAGGGCAACTTAATTTCTTCATGTTGGACTCTTCCATCTCCGCTTGTTAGTTTTCTTCACAATATAAGTATCTCACGAGGTAGAAGGacaagaaaaacaaagcaaattcGAGTTAATGGACTACCTAGCATTTTGTATAATACTAATTCCCTTCGTGTGGGCATGCATTGCTGTGCTCACCTCCGCTTTAGGAGGCCGGAAGTATGGCTCCTCCATACTTCCCCCAGGCCCCCACCCTTTTCCAATCATCGGAAACATCTTGGAGCTGGGCAACAAACCCCATCAAGCTATTGCAAAGCTCTCCAAAACCTATGGACCCCTTATGACTCTCAAGCTTGGGAGCATAACAGCCATAGTCATTTCCTCTCCAAACATAGCCAAAGAAGCACTCCAAAAAAAAGACCAAGCCTTCTCTGGCCGAATTGTCTTGGACATTAGCCGAGTATTTAACCATAACGAAGTTTCAATAGCGTGGTTGCCTGCATTGGCTCTTTGGAGGAACCTCAGGAAAGTTTGTGCCACGCAAATATTTGCTCCACAACAACTCGATGCCACACAAGCCCTTCGACAAAAAAAGGTGCAAGAATTACTTGACCATGTTAATCAATCTTGCAGCAATGGTGGGAAAGTGGTTGATATTGGTCGAGCAGCCTTCATTACAGTACTTAATGTCATATCAAACACTCTTTTTTCCATTGACTTGGCACATTATAGTTCAAATTTATCGGCTCAAGATTTCCAGGAGCTTGTATGTGCTATCATGGAAATAGCTGGAAAGCCTAATATTGCAGACTATTTCCCAGTACTTCGTTTAGTTGACCCACAAGGTGCACGGCGAAGGATGAAGATTTGTTATGCCAAATTGATCGAGATTTTTGACAGAATCATCAATGAACGAGTACAATTAAGAGCTTCAGAGGGTTCTAAGGCAAGAAACGATTTACTAGATTCC
This genomic window contains:
- the LOC126694979 gene encoding cytochrome P450 76T24-like — its product is MDYLAFCIILIPFVWACIAVLTSALGGRKYGSSILPPGPHPFPIIGNILELGNKPHQAIAKLSKTYGPLMTLKLGSITAIVISSPNIAKEALQKKDQAFSGRIVLDISRVFNHNEVSIAWLPALALWRNLRKVCATQIFAPQQLDATQALRQKKVQELLDHVNQSCSNGGKVVDIGRAAFITVLNVISNTLFSIDLAHYSSNLSAQDFQELVCAIMEIAGKPNIADYFPVLRLVDPQGARRRMKICYAKLIEIFDRIINERVQLRASEGSKARNDLLDSFLNLAEDDNSELSRDDFKHLLLDLFVAGVDTTSSTIEWAMTELLRNPEKMAKARDELEKVLGKDGLVQELDISKFPFLQAIVKETFRLHPPAPFLVPHKAETVVEMCGFTVPKNAQIIVNVWAMGRDPSIWTDPDIFLPERFLERTTDFKGQDFELIPFGAGRRICPGLPLANKMVHLMLASLVHCFHWRLADEMKPEDIDMSETFGMTLHRSEPLRAIPIRL